A single window of Granulicella mallensis MP5ACTX8 DNA harbors:
- a CDS encoding TIGR00266 family protein, producing the protein MQSRIIGTTMPVLEALLQPGESLISEAGELSWMTQSIAMSTHTQMAGGGGFFGAIKRMAGGGTLFMSEYTAQGYPGEVAFATKIPGHIVPIEVGPGHEFMIHRHGFLCSTPQIQLGVGFQQSLGAGIFGGDGFLLQKVAGYGTAWLELSGEVVIRDLQPGETLRVHPGHVGAFQASVSFQITRIQGIRNMFFGGDGIFLAALTGPGRIWLQTLPLSNMAHALQPYLSSEGSDRRVGTAGVVGGIVGSLLDNNR; encoded by the coding sequence ATGCAAAGCAGGATTATAGGAACCACCATGCCGGTGCTGGAGGCGCTGCTGCAGCCGGGCGAGTCGCTCATCTCCGAAGCCGGCGAGCTGAGCTGGATGACCCAGAGCATCGCGATGTCGACACACACTCAGATGGCGGGCGGCGGTGGGTTCTTCGGCGCGATCAAGCGCATGGCCGGCGGCGGAACGCTCTTCATGAGCGAATACACCGCGCAGGGCTATCCCGGCGAGGTCGCCTTCGCAACCAAGATCCCCGGGCACATCGTACCGATCGAAGTCGGCCCCGGGCATGAGTTCATGATCCATCGCCACGGCTTTCTGTGCTCCACACCGCAGATTCAGCTCGGCGTCGGCTTTCAGCAGTCCTTGGGCGCGGGCATCTTCGGCGGCGACGGCTTCCTGCTGCAGAAGGTCGCGGGTTACGGCACGGCCTGGCTGGAGCTCAGCGGCGAGGTCGTCATTCGCGACCTGCAACCCGGCGAGACACTGCGCGTGCATCCCGGCCATGTCGGGGCTTTTCAGGCATCCGTGAGCTTCCAGATCACGCGTATTCAGGGCATTCGCAATATGTTCTTCGGCGGCGACGGCATCTTCCTCGCAGCCCTCACCGGTCCGGGACGCATCTGGCTGCAGACGCTGCCCCTCTCCAACATGGCCCATGCGCTGCAACCCTATCTCTCGAGCGAAGGCAGCGACCGGCGCGTTGGAACAGCAGGAGTTGTAGGCGGAATTGTTGGGTCCCTGCTGGACAACAATCGATAG
- a CDS encoding DUF4870 domain-containing protein has product MDETPNGQPQDPGTDPSWGTPNPNYPPPSAQYPPVQPVAEGLSDNMLGALAYVTIIPAIFFLVVAPYNQKPFIKFNAFQCLGLALVWFCIGFIFVIPVFGWIIGGIGNLAVIVCWLLCIIKASQGSVFKLPVIGDFAAQQSGYRV; this is encoded by the coding sequence ATGGATGAAACACCGAACGGCCAGCCTCAAGATCCCGGTACCGACCCTTCCTGGGGAACCCCCAACCCCAATTACCCGCCCCCATCCGCGCAGTACCCTCCGGTTCAACCTGTAGCCGAAGGCCTGAGCGACAACATGCTCGGAGCACTGGCCTACGTCACGATCATCCCGGCGATCTTCTTCCTCGTAGTGGCTCCCTATAACCAGAAGCCCTTTATCAAATTCAACGCCTTTCAGTGTCTTGGGCTGGCGCTCGTATGGTTCTGCATTGGCTTCATCTTCGTCATTCCGGTTTTCGGTTGGATTATCGGAGGAATCGGCAATCTCGCAGTGATCGTTTGCTGGCTGCTCTGCATCATCAAAGCGTCGCAGGGTAGCGTATTCAAGCTTCCTGTCATCGGCGACTTCGCAGCCCAGCAGTCCGGCTATCGGGTCTAG